CTTCACGTCGGGGACGACCGCGAAGCCGAAGCTCGTCGAGCACACGCACGCGTCGTACCCGGCCGGGCACCTGTCGACGATGTACTGGATCGGGCTCGAGCCGGGCGACGTCCACCTCAACATCTCGTCGCCCGGGTGGGCGAAGCACGCGTGGAGCAACATCTTCGCCCCGTGGGACGCCGAGGCGTGCGTGTTCATCTTCAACTACACGCGGTTCGACGCGGACCGGCTGCTCGACACGATCGAGCGGTGCGGGGTGACGAGCTTCTGCGCGCCGCCGACGGTGTGGCGGATGCTGATCCAGGCCGACCTCGGCCGGCTGAGCGCGCCGCCGCGCGAGGTGGTGGCGGCGGGCGAGCCGCTGAACCCCGAGGTGATCGAGCGGGTGAAGGACGCGTGGGGCCGCACGATCCGGGACGGCTTCGGGCAGACGGAGACGACCGTGCAGATCGCGAACACGCCGGGGCAGCCGGTGAAGCCGGGGTCGATGGGACGGCCGGTGCCGGGCTACCGGGTGGCGCTGATCGATCCGGTGACGGGGAAGCCGGGCGACGAGGGCGAGATCTGCCTGGAGCTGGAGGACCGGCCGCTCGGGCTGATGGTCGGGTATCACGGCGACGCGGACCGGACGGCCGAGGCGATGGCGGACGGCTACTACCACACGGGCGACATCGGCTCCCGCGACGAGGACGGCTACATCACCTACGTCGGGCGCGCCGACGATGTGTTCAAGGCGTCCGACTACAAGATCTCCCCGTTCGAGCTGGAGAGCGTGCTGATCGAGCACGAGGCGGTCGCGGAGGCGGCCGTGGTGCCGTCGCCGGATCCGGTGCGGCTGGCGGTGCCGAAGGCGTACGTGACGCTGGCGGCGGGGTGGGAGCCGGACGCGGCCACCGCGAAGTCGATCTTCGAGCACAGCCGGGCCCAGCTGTCCCCGTACAAGCGGGTGCGGCTGCTGGAATTCGGTGAGCTTCCGAAGACGATCTCCGGCAAGATCCGTCGGGTGGAACTGCGGACGAGCGAGATCGGCAAGCATCCGGGCGCGGACGACCGGCCCGAAGGCGAGTTTCGTGAGGAGGACCTGCGATGACGCTCTCGTACGCCTCCGGCGTGTCGAAGACGCCGCTGCTCGGCGACACGATCGGCGCGAACCTGGACCGGACGGTCGAACTGCATCCGGACCGGGACGCGCTGGTGGAGTACGCGACGGACCGCCGCTGGACGTACGCGCGGTTCGCCGCCGACGTCGACGCGGTCGCGCTCGGCCTGCACGCGCGCGGGATCCGCAAGGGCGACCGGGTCGGGATCTGGGCGCCGAACTGTGCCGAGTGGATGCTGGTGCAGTACGCGACGGCGAAGCTCGGCGCGATCCTCGTGACGATCAACCCGTCGTACCGGGTGCACGAACTCGAGTTCGTCCTGAACCAGGCGGGCGTCCGGACGCTGGTGTCGGCGACGGTGTTCAAGACGTCCGACTACGCCGGGATGGTCGAGCAGGTGCGGCCGCGCTGCAAGGCGCTGACGGACGTGCTGCTGATCGGCACCCCGGCGTGGGAGGAGCTGCTGCGGGCGGGGCGGGCGGCCGATCCCGAGGTGCTGGCGGAGATCGGCGCGGGGTTGAGCGCCGACGACCCGATCAACATCCAGTACACGTCGGGGACGACGGGGTTCCCGAAGGGCGCGACGCTGTCGCACCACAACATCCTGAACAACGGCTACTTCGTCGGCGAGCTGTGCGGTTACGACGAGGAGGACCGCATCTGCGTGCCGGTGCCCTTCTACCACTGCTTCGGCATGGTGATGGGGAACCTGGCGGCGACGAGCCACGGTTCGTGCGTCGTCATCCCGGCGCCGGGGTTCGACGCGCGCGCGACGTTGCAGGCGGCGGCGTCCGAGCGCTGCACGTCCCTCTACGGGGTGCCGACGATGTTCATCGCGGTGCTGAACGAGCCGTCGCTCGGCTCGGCGGACCTGTCGGGCCTGCGCACCGGGATCATGGCGGGCTCGCCGTGCCCGGTGGAGGTGATGAAGCAGGTCATCGACCGGCTCGGCATGGGCGAGGTCACGATCTGCTACGGCATGACGGAGACGTCGCCCGTGTCCACGCAGACCCGGGCGGACGACACGCTGGACCGCCGCGTGTCCACGGTCGGGACCGTCCACCCGCACCTGGAGGTGAAGGTGGTCGACCCGGTCACCGGCGTGACGGTCCCGCGCGGCACCCCCGGCGAGCTGTGCACGCGCGGCTATTCGGTCATGCTCGGCTACTGGGAGGAGCCGGACAAGACGGCCGAGGTGATCGACGCGGCGCGCTGGATGCACACCGGCGACCTGGCGGTGATGGACGGCGACGGCTACGTCAACATCACCGGCCGGATCAAGGACATGGTGATCCGGGGCGGCGAGAACGTGTACCCGAGGGAGATCGAGGAGTTCCTCTACACCCATCCCGACATCGTGGACGCGCAGGTCATCGGCGTCCCCGACGAGCGGTACGGGGAGGAGCTGATGGCGTGGGTGCGGCTGCGGGACGGTGCGGAGGCGCTGACGCCCGAGGCGCTGCGGAAGTTCTGCGACGGACAGCTCGCCCGCTACAAGATCCCCCGGTACGTGCACATCGTGCAGGAGTTCCCCATGACGATCACCGGGAAGGTCCGGAAGGTCCAGATGCGGGCGGAGGCCGTCGACATCCTCGGCCTCGCCGACGCCGCCGCGACGAAGCACGCGTGACCGCACGACAGGACGCACGCACGGGCGCACGGTCGGGTGCACGGTCGGGTGCACGCCCGGCCGTCCGCTGAGCGACACGCGCGAACGTAGCCGCGCATCGGGGTTACGAGTGGGCCCCTTCCGGTGCATGCTCGTCTCATGGACGTGCGGTCTTCGGAAGGGCGCCCCGCGGCACCGGTCCCCGGGCCGGGCGGCGACGCGGGCGCGGTACGGTCGGCGGTGCTGGCCCTGCACCGCTCGACGGGCCTGCCGATGGTGTTCGGCGGCGCGCTGGCCGGCCGCGACCGGCTGCGCATCACCGAGCTGGTCGGCGGCCGCACCGACTCGCTGAACGGGCTCGTCGTGCGGCACGGCAACGGGCTGGGCGGCAAGGCGATGGCGCTGGGCCGGCCCGCGTGGGTGAGCGACTACCCGCGCGCGGCGACGATCAGCCACGACTACGACCGCCCGGTCGGACGCGAGGGGCTGCTGTCGATCGTGGCGGTGCCGATCGTCGTGCGGCGCCGCGTCCGGGGCGTCCTGTACGGGGCGTTGCGGGAGCCGCTGGGGCTGGCCGACCGGGTGGTCGGGGCGGCGATGCAGGCGGCGCGCGACATCGAACAGGACCTCGCCGTCCGGGACCGGGCGGACGAGGCGCTCACCCGTGCGCGGCCCGAGGCGGTGGAGGCCGCGGCGGCGTCGGCGGCGCGCTGGGAGGAGGTCCGGGCGGTGCACGCGGAGCTGCGGGCGCTGGCCGAGCGGGTGGACGATCCGGCGACCCGCGACCGGCTGCTGGAGGCGACGCTGCGGCTCGCGGCGGCGGGCATGCCCGAGGCGAAGGACGGGCCCGGCCCGGACGCGCGGGTCCCGGACGAGCGGGCGCCGCGCCCGGTGCTGTCGCCGCGCGAGCTGGACGTCCTGTCGTACGTGGCGCTCGGCTGCACGAACGCGGAGGCGGCGACGCGGCTGGGGCTGGTGCCGGAGACGGTGAAGAGCTACCTGCGGTCGGCGATGCGCAAGCTCGACAGCCACACCCGCCTGGAGGCGGTGACGGCGGCGCGGCGCGCGGGGGTGCTGCCGTAGGAGCGCGGGTCGCGGAGGGAGTGCGATCGGCCCGGCGACGGGGTCAGGACGCGCGGGCGCACGTCCGCCGGTGCAGTTCGGCCCCCGCGAGTCGTCCTGCCCGAGCGGATCGGCACCGCACGGCTGCGCCGGGCCGTGATCGTTCGGCCGTCCCGCCGCGCGCGGCGCGGACGTCCGGCCCCCGATGCGTTCGCAACGGTAACACCCCCATGACCGGGCGTGTCCGGAGAATGCACCGATTCGGGGGCCGGACGGGCTTACCGGGCGCCGCTACACGAATCGCCTTACACGAATGCGCTCAGCAGCAGCGCCATCGCGAAGCCGACGACGGACAGGATCGTCTCCAGGACGGTCCACGTCTTCAGAGTGTCGCGGACCGACATGTTGAAGTACCGGGAGATGATCCAGAAGCCGCCGTCGTTGACGTGCGACGCGATGATCGACCCGGCGGAGATCGCGATGGCGATCAGCGCGATGCTCGCCTGCGAGTGGTCGCCGCTCTGCACCAGGGGCGCGACGATGCCGCCGGTGGTGACGATCGCGACGGTCGCCGAGCCCTGCGCGATGCGCAGCCCGCACGCGATCAGGTAGGCGAGGACGATCGTGGGCAGCCCCGCGTCCGACAGCGTCCCGGCGAGCGCGCCGCCGACCCCGGTCTCCGACACGACCTTGCCGAAGAACGCGCCGCCGCCGATGACCAGCAAAATCATGCCGACCGGACGCAGCGAGCCGGTGGCGACGTCGCGCAGTTCGTCGCCCGGGATGCCGCGC
The nucleotide sequence above comes from Actinomadura algeriensis. Encoded proteins:
- a CDS encoding AMP-binding protein: MTLSYASGVSKTPLLGDTIGANLDRTVELHPDRDALVEYATDRRWTYARFAADVDAVALGLHARGIRKGDRVGIWAPNCAEWMLVQYATAKLGAILVTINPSYRVHELEFVLNQAGVRTLVSATVFKTSDYAGMVEQVRPRCKALTDVLLIGTPAWEELLRAGRAADPEVLAEIGAGLSADDPINIQYTSGTTGFPKGATLSHHNILNNGYFVGELCGYDEEDRICVPVPFYHCFGMVMGNLAATSHGSCVVIPAPGFDARATLQAAASERCTSLYGVPTMFIAVLNEPSLGSADLSGLRTGIMAGSPCPVEVMKQVIDRLGMGEVTICYGMTETSPVSTQTRADDTLDRRVSTVGTVHPHLEVKVVDPVTGVTVPRGTPGELCTRGYSVMLGYWEEPDKTAEVIDAARWMHTGDLAVMDGDGYVNITGRIKDMVIRGGENVYPREIEEFLYTHPDIVDAQVIGVPDERYGEELMAWVRLRDGAEALTPEALRKFCDGQLARYKIPRYVHIVQEFPMTITGKVRKVQMRAEAVDILGLADAAATKHA
- a CDS encoding AMP-binding protein; its protein translation is MPAVEFRGARDFLLANRDDYAVAYERFRWPVLTGFNWALDWFDRIAEGNDAPALWIVEEDGTEAKFSFADLSRRSNQVANLLREHGVRRGDRIVLMLGNQVELWETVLATMKLGAVLIPCTPLLGPADLQDRLTRGAAGHVVTGAEHAGKFAGLKGDFTRIAVGEPVDGWVSYADAYEEAGEFVPYGQTKSSDTLLLYFTSGTTAKPKLVEHTHASYPAGHLSTMYWIGLEPGDVHLNISSPGWAKHAWSNIFAPWDAEACVFIFNYTRFDADRLLDTIERCGVTSFCAPPTVWRMLIQADLGRLSAPPREVVAAGEPLNPEVIERVKDAWGRTIRDGFGQTETTVQIANTPGQPVKPGSMGRPVPGYRVALIDPVTGKPGDEGEICLELEDRPLGLMVGYHGDADRTAEAMADGYYHTGDIGSRDEDGYITYVGRADDVFKASDYKISPFELESVLIEHEAVAEAAVVPSPDPVRLAVPKAYVTLAAGWEPDAATAKSIFEHSRAQLSPYKRVRLLEFGELPKTISGKIRRVELRTSEIGKHPGADDRPEGEFREEDLR
- a CDS encoding helix-turn-helix transcriptional regulator, whose amino-acid sequence is MDVRSSEGRPAAPVPGPGGDAGAVRSAVLALHRSTGLPMVFGGALAGRDRLRITELVGGRTDSLNGLVVRHGNGLGGKAMALGRPAWVSDYPRAATISHDYDRPVGREGLLSIVAVPIVVRRRVRGVLYGALREPLGLADRVVGAAMQAARDIEQDLAVRDRADEALTRARPEAVEAAAASAARWEEVRAVHAELRALAERVDDPATRDRLLEATLRLAAAGMPEAKDGPGPDARVPDERAPRPVLSPRELDVLSYVALGCTNAEAATRLGLVPETVKSYLRSAMRKLDSHTRLEAVTAARRAGVLP